In Dysidea avara chromosome 6, odDysAvar1.4, whole genome shotgun sequence, the genomic stretch GTCTCaagccttaatttaatttttaaggtgccgaggacaaatgtccttacatattcacaaacgtacagacatagagtcaaattgcacagacatgagctagaggagcacttcacactgctggaattggaatagggagtttccattgaaagttttgaaGTTAAACACAACCACCTAGCTGCAGCTGTCATCAttacagctgctggtgatagcagtacacaaaggggaggtggcattggtaaatccttgggttgggaaaatgtagtatctcctagcaaccaagtgacagttattgttagcactgcaaacaaacatgtacacatcagcttttatgaTACCACTAatggttttgcaaggacatgtgtgtctgcccaaaactaattatgtgcagacattgtgcttTTTGTGCGGATTTTGTTTGTTGACTGcacgttaatttaaggcctgcTGTCTTGTATACTTTTCAAAACCTTCAGTGAATTATATGCATGGCATtgtattgagctaattgatcatgcatgtaatTGCTTCAGAGTACAAGTCTCAAAGAACTAAACTTTCACTTTCAGAATTCATTGTATCATGGATAATTGCTGCTATAGAAattaattatactgtatagcaCAAAATTAGCAGGATATATCCTTGATTGTAACAAAAATGAGAAAGATACTTTGTATGTAAATAACCACCAGGTaaccatttcagagcatcttctttcaaaaaatttcctgactactcaaaatctctggaCTCCAGCCTTGAGTGAAATTCAGAGGTCCtatttgggctctccatggacCTTCCTTCCACTCAAATCACTGCTAAATTTAATGAAGAACATAGCTGGTGAGCTCTCCGAGGCTTCCCAGCTCACTCAAACACCATTCCAACAAAGCCATAGCTATAGAATGGTGTCAAACCTCACTCGTGGCCTTAACAGGAAATGACTGCTGTAGGAATCAGACTTCCCAGTTATGAAGAAAAGATAGAGTGGAATAtaatagtgtattatattatgcCAGCTATCCATTTCTgggtttgattttgtgtgtatgGAAGTCGGACTAtctcaaatccggtcacatttaccCTGACAATTGTTATTAGTTTTAACAAGAAAGAATAGAAGAATAGTGGACATAATAGAGACTACAATTGTACAACAATATGCCTATCCAATACCAACTGGTTTATTAGCATGCATGTATTTTAACAGAACAGGCAAATGGAAATACACTACTTGTGTGCTAAATTATActgtgtacttcagtgtacagttGAACATTTAATTACCCTAACAGAGCAAACCTTCAGGTAAcgtatgtgaccatctcagcaaaacctGCCTAGTTTGCAGaagcatacagtggaacctcaattatcctgggggggaaagggtgttcataGTACGTAAAGTtgaacatccatacatttatatacagagctgtgctcaactattctaataaagcatacacttgttgacaaaatattctaattgaGCAGTTGATTTTGGTCTTCGGATAATCAAGTATTCGGTTAATCaatgttcggataatcaaggttccactgtactttcaAAGGAAACGTAATTTAATATCTGAAATTACATAAGAAAAAATGCATAAGTTTTAATCGAGCCATTAATGAGGGGAGCAAGTCTCAAAGCAATTAAATCATGTTCgtctgttcatggagaatttgttttgtttttgtggaCCCAACAGTATGCATGTGTTTTGTCTGTGATGTTGTAGATGTAAACAAAATTACTGTCATCACTATGTCATACTTGTATGTGTAAATGAttacagggctaaaactatattCCTTACCAATTCATGGTGAGCATTTTAAGCAAAATCCCAACTGTGTAGACAAATTCAAACTGAATGTATGGTTGTGAGTTTAAGCACACATAAGCACGTTTTATTGTAATTACCCTTGCTATAAGATATATCTATGCTTAAGCAGATTATTTTGTAATCTTCAAGTTCTTGCTTGTcaaaaaataaaacactttatGGACTGTTTTTTAATCTTCTCTAGTAATGTTATCCATGATGAAGTGAATATTGATGAGGTGCCTCATATCAGTATGGCTACTCAGCTACGAAATAGTTCAATGTTTTCACCGGGAGACTATGACTATCCTCCTGATGCTATTGCAACCAATAGAAAGTCTTTTGTTTCTGCATATTATGATGATTCAGATGATTCATTTGACAGTGGTGGTGATGACAGCTGTGATTCAAAAGTGAAGAATACTTTGTATGGTAGCACGAGAAGCTCAATAGCTTCTGTAGACAAAGAGCGGCAACCATTGGTGATGAAAAGAAGTCTCTCATTTTCTGGCCAAGATACTGCACCAATACAGCCATTTCCTCATTCTACAGGAACACTTCCCAAATTGCCAAAGAAAACAACCACTTATGTACCTGAAATTGGTCAAAGCATCTATATCTCAAGGCCAACACCTACCAGAGCCAGTAAACCTCTACCCAAACTACCATTTGAATCAGTTGGTAATGGGGACAGACAGCTGGGTCATAAAAACAAGAATAGAAAGCATTTGCAAAGGAACAATGAATCATTACCAACCAGTACTGAAGATTATGTGAACACTGAACACAGTGAAGATAGCTTGTATAAAAATATGCAAGACGAAGATTCGGATTCTTCAGATCCTTATAAAAAAATTGATTTTGGTTATCGTGATGAAGAGTCGGAAGAGACTTCTCCATCATCGTTTTTACCCAATGGTACCAGTACAGCAGTAAATGGAACTATTGTGACTAACAATGCCTCAATTGATTTGTCTCAAAATGTTTTAAATAAACCAGTGTCACCTACTACTGCTGATACTGCTGAACAAGAAGGCTCAGCTGTCGTACCATCTGGTAGCGCAGTTATGCTTCCTTCTCCTAAAGCAGCAGAAGGGGACTCAGACATAAAATACAAAACTGAGGAGGATGTTAACGGCATAGACTCAAAAGTAACTGAATACTCCACTTCCTTAGTTCCTGTTGACAGTAAAAAAAATGAACCACTCACCATTTCTAGTGAGCATAATAGCGCGCAAAACTCTGATCATACTATACCAAATGATGATGCCATACCATCAGAACCGACGTATGATGACACTGTAGTGTGGAAATTTCAAAAGAGGAACAGTGGCAATTACCTATCCAAATTGAAACACAACAGCAGTCTATCACAATCCAAACTGTGTGCTAACAATAGTGTTACTGTATCCAGCCATGTGCCAGTTACCAAAAAGCCATTGCAACACCAAATGTCTAGTAGCTATGTTAAGATGTACAGGGTAGCACCTTCCATACCAGATGACAATGACCAACTGTCAGACACAGAATCTGAAGTGTACTCCTATGACTACCTATACCACAAAGACTTAATGTTGAGGAAGAGTGGAAGAGATTGTAATGGTACTCCGCCACGGAACATCCAGAGATCTAACTATAATCCGTCTTTAGCAGACTACGTGAATATAAGCACACAACAAGACTATGTCAATTTTAAGGTAATAGAGAGTCACTCAATGGTTTGTCCACCTCGTGCTTGCTCCACTAAGAATGGTACTGGTGCTGCTCAAGTGAAGCCGAAACCTAAGCAAAGAGCTAACTATCGACCTTTGTATCCAGCTAGGGACAACCCAAGACCTGGATATTTCCTGAGTGGACCATTAGCTAAACCTTCTTAATCATGTTGCTCTAATTCATTTATACCTGCAATTGTAGAGATATTTTATAAAACATAACATCACCACATTATTATGTTCTTCACAGTGAAGACTGTTTACAGTTCATGTCATTTTTA encodes the following:
- the LOC136257442 gene encoding uncharacterized protein, whose product is MAAAPSLNLAVYVVGFNGQYSSKNYVGCGKSCVCRQFMYNDYSEEPCSTLLQAEFDGCVINRQHTIYWGQKEVMYTSEKEKDHMVTFDVFEHTLLYQDGTSIPYNGEKYEKRIFTPLRAFLNKYSFKSREEILYPEEYAAKKFTYTMQLPVAYLYVVDVSQSCPVFVEQLHVMETLINFIKKSRHHCVILASKFDSYCKENVKQLESCASKLKVDVIQSSSKYNTNIDTTFKYLAVKSLQLKKKHITVNVLSHAESAVEKRTRKIKCNVIHDEVNIDEVPHISMATQLRNSSMFSPGDYDYPPDAIATNRKSFVSAYYDDSDDSFDSGGDDSCDSKVKNTLYGSTRSSIASVDKERQPLVMKRSLSFSGQDTAPIQPFPHSTGTLPKLPKKTTTYVPEIGQSIYISRPTPTRASKPLPKLPFESVGNGDRQLGHKNKNRKHLQRNNESLPTSTEDYVNTEHSEDSLYKNMQDEDSDSSDPYKKIDFGYRDEESEETSPSSFLPNGTSTAVNGTIVTNNASIDLSQNVLNKPVSPTTADTAEQEGSAVVPSGSAVMLPSPKAAEGDSDIKYKTEEDVNGIDSKVTEYSTSLVPVDSKKNEPLTISSEHNSAQNSDHTIPNDDAIPSEPTYDDTVVWKFQKRNSGNYLSKLKHNSSLSQSKLCANNSVTVSSHVPVTKKPLQHQMSSSYVKMYRVAPSIPDDNDQLSDTESEVYSYDYLYHKDLMLRKSGRDCNGTPPRNIQRSNYNPSLADYVNISTQQDYVNFKVIESHSMVCPPRACSTKNGTGAAQVKPKPKQRANYRPLYPARDNPRPGYFLSGPLAKPS